One window of the Tachypleus tridentatus isolate NWPU-2018 chromosome 10, ASM421037v1, whole genome shotgun sequence genome contains the following:
- the LOC143228097 gene encoding uncharacterized protein LOC143228097, giving the protein MLLFCHLHIYIYYIKWSVKFKHERQENHSRKLLHKPFHTVKMKTEVLIILSLLLGTTVYKHNVLGEPVGGYVRQGLSEKGYSNVFNGREGEAEGGYGGYNGYGGLIPYIGRGSGRGYGYGGGYGFGGGRGRGFGLGYGGGFGRGYGGGYGGGYGFGVGYGSGGGFGFGYGGGYGRGG; this is encoded by the exons atgttgttgttttgtcacctgcatatatatatatattatattaaatggtCTGTGAAATTTAAACACGAGAGGCAAGAAAATCACAGCAGAAAACTTCTCCATAAGCCTTTTCATACTGTTAAGATGAAAACGGAG GTGCTGATTATATTAAGTCTTCTATTGGGAACTACAGTTTACAAACACAATGTTCTTGGTGAGCCTGTAGGAGGTTACGTTAGACAGGGCCTTAGTGAAAAAGGTTACAGCAATGTGTTCAATGGGCGTGAAGGTGAAGCTGAGGGTGGTTATGGAGGTTATAATGGCTATGGCGGATTAATACCCTATATAGGAAGAGGTAGTGGAAGAGGTTATGGATATGGTGGAGGTTATGGATTTGGCGGAGGAAGAGGACGAGGTTTCGGACTAGGTTATGGAGGAGGTTTTGGAAGAGGCTATGGTGGTGGTTATGGTGGAGGTTATGGCTTTGGGGTAGGTTATGGTTCTGGAGGAGGTTTTGGCTTTGGATATGGAGGTGGATACGGAAGAGGCGGATAG